The genomic stretch TAAATTTTTTCATCCCTAAACTCTTTGAATGGTAGTCGGGGTATGACCACATACCCCATTGCTTTTATGTCCAAGTCAATCACCTACTTCCTTTCACAGAGTGCAGTTATGTCAGAGATGCCGGCTCAATCAAACGGAAGTTCATCGTCTTTTATATCTACAGGCTTGCCGTCAAAAGGATCGGTTTCTTGGGCGCTTGGTTTTTCCGTTTCATCTTTGTTTGAAGGCTCGGAATCGATAATTTCTGAACTGTCTGCCTCATTGGTAATGTCAATCCGTTCCCTTGTTTCATCTTCCTCAATAACTGCTTTTTGCATTTCAACAGAGAGAATCCCCCACTTGCTCAAAACTGCTTTTAATACAGTCTTAAGAGCCATCGCATCCCAGTCATTTTTCCATCCAAAATCAGACTTACTGAATTTCTTTTTGTGCTTCTCTACTTGTGCCTTTGTCCAGTACACTGTTTTTCGGAAGCCATTTATCAACTCAAAATAAGCTGCATAACCAATTACCGCGTCTGATTCTCGTTTTTCAAAATCAATCTCGATCTCCTCAGTCAACGGATTCCACTTCTGCAATTCGCCTTCATGAATCGGTATGCAATTGATGGATTTATATTGGCCTGTTCGTAAGGCTAGCTGGATATATCCTTTGTATCCAAGCTGAAATTGAGCCTTACCTCCGTAAGGAACAATCCAGGCATACCCTAAGTTTTTATCTATAGGTAAATCGAGTGTAGCTGCCACCATTGCTGAGGATATGACGCTCATAGGATCTGTTTTCTGTAGCATCTGCTCGCTGTTATAAAGGCTTAAGATAGAAGCAGTAAACTGTGTAGCCCTCTTCCCTAACACTTCCTCAAATCGTTTAATAACAGATGGTGAGGAAAGTAGCCCTTTCATTGTTGCTCCTTGTTGTTGCACAGGTACGTTTTTTTGTTTCTTTTGGATGTTGTTTTTAATTGATTGATTAGTAGCCATAATCAGCTAACCTCCTTGATTCCAAAACGTCTGAAATGAGTTTCCTTTTTAACTTTCTCGTATACATCCGGAAACTGGTCTTTGAGCTTTTTCGTGTCAATTCGATTTGAGACAACAGGCTTCCAGCAAGCTTGATAGTTACCGATAAACCCATACTCTGCATCCTTCATTTCATGTTTGATTTGGTTCTCTAATTCTTTTGCCTGGCTTTGAAGCTCTGAGATCTGTTCTTTAATAAGCAAGTATTGTTGAATACGTTCTCGATTAGCCGCAGTTAAATCAATAGCTTTGTTATTTTCCGTTTCGGCATATCGTTTTTTGAGGTATTCCTCCGCAGCACTTGAACCATCTAAAGCAGGAGCTTGTCCACCTAAGACCTTGTCATTCCAGAACTCAATCTCTGCTTTAAAGATCATGTCAATTAACTCGTCGTCTCGCTCAATCTCTTTCCAGACAAATTTGTTCCCGCCAATCAGCACAGCAAAATAAGCTTTCCGATATTCAGGTCCAAGCACACCCAGATAATGCTGGACCTGAACGATATAGCTCTCGGGGATTTCTTCGTCCTCCCATTCTTTTAAGTTGTAGGCTGATGTTGTTTTACATTCAAGGATCGCTTTTTCACCAACGATCATTCGATCAACATTAGCCAAAATGAAATTATATTCTGGATGTCTGAGTATTGCTTTTTTACGTCTAACCTTCTTGCCACTACGTATCTCAAATTCTTTTGCAACAATATCTTCTAGCAATGATCCAAAGTAAGCAGCTTCACTTTGCGATTCACTAACAGGGACCTGTCCTGTTTTGTCTAACCATAATTCAAAAGGTGTCTTCCACTTGTTCAGCCCCAAGATAATGGATGCATCTGAGCCGCCAA from Bacillus subtilis subsp. subtilis str. 168 encodes the following:
- the yqaK gene encoding putative DNA recombination protein; skin element (Evidence 3: Putative function from multiple computational evidences; PubMedId: 20889742; Product type e: enzyme); translation: MATNQSIKNNIQKKQKNVPVQQQGATMKGLLSSPSVIKRFEEVLGKRATQFTASILSLYNSEQMLQKTDPMSVISSAMVAATLDLPIDKNLGYAWIVPYGGKAQFQLGYKGYIQLALRTGQYKSINCIPIHEGELQKWNPLTEEIEIDFEKRESDAVIGYAAYFELINGFRKTVYWTKAQVEKHKKKFSKSDFGWKNDWDAMALKTVLKAVLSKWGILSVEMQKAVIEEDETRERIDITNEADSSEIIDSEPSNKDETEKPSAQETDPFDGKPVDIKDDELPFD
- the yqaJ gene encoding putative nuclease; skin element (Evidence 3: Putative function from multiple computational evidences; PubMedId: 20889742; Product type e: enzyme) is translated as MTSKRAEVLAKNSEMSRDEWLIERRKGIGGSDASIILGLNKWKTPFELWLDKTGQVPVSESQSEAAYFGSLLEDIVAKEFEIRSGKKVRRKKAILRHPEYNFILANVDRMIVGEKAILECKTTSAYNLKEWEDEEIPESYIVQVQHYLGVLGPEYRKAYFAVLIGGNKFVWKEIERDDELIDMIFKAEIEFWNDKVLGGQAPALDGSSAAEEYLKKRYAETENNKAIDLTAANRERIQQYLLIKEQISELQSQAKELENQIKHEMKDAEYGFIGNYQACWKPVVSNRIDTKKLKDQFPDVYEKVKKETHFRRFGIKEVS